A portion of the Caenorhabditis elegans chromosome III genome contains these proteins:
- the T20G5.9 gene encoding Partner of Y14 and mago (Confirmed by transcript evidence), with protein MSTKPAAAKTKPSCSEGGDLRVETENGETFITATQRADGTWRKARRVKGGYIPQDEQPKYQNKMQLEATNGRSSVPAGVNPRAMASGSSRKPVSAIKANVCITPQDHFQKKIDLTKKKIEDIEGMESRIASGELVPQPNQVKKIARKQEYLDEIEKLTLEMKKL; from the exons ATGTCTACTAAGCCCGCCGCCGCGAAGACGAAGCCATCGTGTAGTGAAGGTGGTGATCTACGTGTTGAGACTGAAAATG gTGAAACATTCATCACAGCAACACAAAGAGCCGACGGAACTTGGAGAAAAGCGAGACGAGTGAAAGGAGG atatatTCCTCAAGATGAACaaccaaaatatcaaaataaaatgcagCTGGAAGCGACAAACGGCCGAAGTTCTGTTCCAGCAGGAGTGAATCCACGTGCAATGGCTTCTGGTTCATCCCGTAAGCCTGTCAGTG ccatcaaAGCTAACGTATGCATCACACCACAGGATCATTTCcaaaagaaaatcgatttgaCGAAAAAGAAGATTGAGGATATTGAAGGAATGGAATCGAGAATCGCTAGCGGGGAGCTTGTTCCTCAACCGAATCAAGTGAAGAAGATCGCACGAAAGCAGGAGTATTtggatgaaattgaaaagttgacgCTAGAAATGAAGAAGTTGTGA